In a single window of the Nicotiana tomentosiformis chromosome 10, ASM39032v3, whole genome shotgun sequence genome:
- the LOC104114193 gene encoding protein SIEVE ELEMENT OCCLUSION B-like, producing the protein MAHVNQLTEKGAMNPVTNDSAAAANRIHPMSHDHMVPSTGHHINPLNAQINPVMNHPVVKPVSHDMVPAVAHNTHINPRTPNRIHPRRGDHHLFLTSDDNAMMKHIEDTHSPDGRDFDVKPLLHTIEDIVHRAPAIPGHLHGGQAQAHLEALEEKVPHSGLSEILNYLAYPIHRISMELICKCANKEDPHSTTMALLHSLTTYAWDTKVAITFAAFAQQYGEFWLLVHQYPTNPLAKSVAIIKELPEIMERTDVLKPKFDAISDLINKMLDVTKCIIEFRDIRTSHHQYAITQELEMLINTAHISTAAYWTIRAAVMCTAIILNLIATGHEYMSTTSETWEISSLAHKLANILDLLRKVLNQCYQKIEEKRQHDAFEALLRLLRTPHIDNMKILSILIYSKDDQLPLFDGTHKRRVSLDVLRRKHVLLLLSDLDIAPEELFILHHMYAESKAQPSRPESNYEVVWIPVVDKRLTPWTEAKQMKFEQVQASMPWYSVAHPSMIDPAVIRYIKEIWGFNKKPQLVVLDPQGKETNNNAYHMLWIWGSLAFPFTKAREEALWREQTWNIELLADSIDQNIFTWIGEGKCICLYGGEDIEWIRDFTTVTRAVANAARIPLEMLYVGKRNPKERVRKNSAIIQVENLSHVVQDQTLIWFFWERLESMWHSRTQQDIPGETDPILQEIVTILSYDGSDQGWAVFSRGLAEMTRGKGDLMVQVMRGFERWKHEVTDITEFVPSVDRQLRALHTPHHCTRLILPGTTGHIPERVVCAECSRPMEKFIMYSCCID; encoded by the exons ATGGCTCATGTTAACCAATTGACTGAAAAGGGAGCCATGAACCCAGTGACTAATGATTCAGCTGCTGCTGCCAACAGGATTCATCCAATGAGTCATGATCATATGGTGCCAAGTACTGGCCATCACATCAACCCTCTGAATGCTCAGATCAATCCTGTGATGAATCATCCTGTGGTCAAACCAGTGAGTCATGACATG GTACCCGCTGTCGCTCATAATACTCATATCAATCCACGGACTCCAAATCGAATTCACCCGAGAAGGGGTGATCATCATCTTTTCTTAACATCTGATGATAATGCAATGATGAAGCACATTGAGGATACTCATTCCCCAGATGGCCGTGACTTTGACGTCAAACCTCTTCTCCATACCATTGAGGATATTGTGCATCGTGCTCCTGCTATTCCTGGCCATCTTCAT GGAGGTCAAGCTCAAGCACATCTGGAAGCATTGGAAGAGAAGGTTCCCCACAGTGGACTTTCTGAAATACTCAACTATTTGGCATATCCTATACATAGAATTTCTATGGAG TTGATATGCAAATGTGCTAACAAAGAAGACCCGCACTCAACAACAATGGCGTTGCTTCACTCGCTCACAACCTACGCTTGGGATACAAAAGTAGCAATAACATTTGCAGCCTTCGCTCAGCAATATGGTGAATTTTGGCTACTTGTTCATCAATATCCAACAAATCCACTGGCCAAATCAGTTGCAATCATTAAGGAACTTCCAGAAATCATGGAGCGCACCGATGTTCTTAAGCCAAAATTTGATGCAATCTCTGATCTGATCAACAAAATGTTGGATGTCACAAAGTGCATTATCGAGTTTAGAGACATTCGAACATCTCATCATCAGTATGCTATCACCCAAGAATTGGAAATGCTGATCAATACTGCCCATATTTCCACTGCTGCCTACTGGACTATAAGGGCCGCTGTCATGTGTACAGCCATCATTTTGAATCTCATTGCCACCGGCCACGA GTATATGTCCACAACATCCGAGACTTGGGAGATATCTAGTTTGGCTCACAAGCTTGCCAACATATTGGATCTCCTGAGAAAGGTTCTAAACCAATGTTACCAAAAGATTG AGGAGAAGAGGCAACATGATGCATTTGAAGCACTTTTGCGACTTCTGAGGACACCCCACATTGATAACATGAAGATACTGTCAATCTTGATTTATTCCAAGGATGACCAGCTCCCACTTTTTGATGGAACTCATAAGAGAAGG GTAAGTCTTGATGTGCTTAGGAGGAAGCATGTTTTACTTTTGCTGTCAGATCTCGACATTGCACCAGAAGAGCTCTTTATTCTCCATCATATGTACGCGGAATCAAAGGCACAACCAAGTAGGCCTGAGAGTAACTATGAGGTTGTTTGGATTCCTGTAGTTGACAAAAGACTAACACCATGGACTGAAGCAAAGCAAATGAAATTTGAACAAGTCCAAGCTTCTATGCCCTGGTACTCAGTAGCTCATCCTTCTATGATTGATCCTGCAGTCATCAGATATATCAAAGAGATCTGGGGATTCAATAAAAAGCCTCAGCTTGTTGTTCTTGATCCTCAAGGTAAAGAAACAAACAACAATGCATACCATATGTTGTGGATTTGGGGAAGTTTGGCATTTCCCTTTACTAAAGCTAGGGAAGAAGCTCTATGGAGAGAACAAACTTGGAATATTGAACTATTAGCTGACTCCATTGATCAAAACATATTTACCTGG ATTGGGGAAGGCAAATGCATATGCTTGTATGGAGGAGAAGACATTGAATGGATCAGAGATTTCACAACTGTGACAAGAGCTGTTGCAAATGCAGCCCGTATCCCTCTAGAGATGCTCTACGTGGGTAAAAGAAATCCAAAGGAAAGAGTTCGCAAGAACAGCGCAATAATCCAAGTTGAAAACCTAAGCCATGTTGTGCAAGACCAAACTCTCATTTGGTTCTTTTGGGAAAGGCTAGAAAGCATGTGGCACTCAAGGACTCAACAAGACATCCCTGGAGAAACAGACCCAATTCTTCAAGAAATCGTCACGATTTTAAGCTATGATGGAAGTGACCAAGGATGGGCTGTTTTTAGCCGGGGATTGGCTGAAATGACTCGAGGTAAAGGTGACCTGATGGTGCAAGTTATGAGAGGATTTGAACGTTGGAAACATGAAGTCACAGATATCACTGAATTTGTTCCTTCAGTGGACCGTCAACTTCGTGCTCTTCATACTCCTCACCATTGTACACGTCTCATATTGCCTGGAACCACCGGTCATATTCCTGAGAGAGTGGTTTGTGCTGAATGCAGCCGTCCGATGGAGAAGTTTATCATGTACAGCTGCTGCATTGATTGA
- the LOC104114194 gene encoding protein SIEVE ELEMENT OCCLUSION C, with protein sequence MCHMQIDRRFPEKIGDLFKLSHCHNQEVLHVLFSSTNDLPLKDGSREKYFGIQELENKVVILLISKPELFAVEKIFYLVQQMHDHPLRKKFGGSYAILWVPIPSSHAWNLTDEMNFKFLSNSLPWFSIRHPWLLHSAVINFIRKEWSYKEEPLMVVLSTDGVVTNLNAIDMVWLWGAKAFPFSASREKELWEQENRILQLLIDGIDPLLTNLVDEGKHFCFYGSDKISWIRDFNNILQKIKNNMGIQLEAIYVGYRNPHKDVGNILDISVEENSSIFLSTTKMKLFWLRLETIKNSVARQEQAAHYNSIIQPLLDACETSSDWMIIGKGSSTDIIILKGREVQECLNLFPEWAENVAKLGLFGAIRCAMGSPLPVKPCYHNEILQSEEGLTEEFLFCSRCNRPVEKFVVYQCIVTESVE encoded by the exons ATGTGCCATATGCAAATAG ATAGAAGGTTTCCTGAAAAGATAGGCGATCTTTTTAAACTCTCCCATTGTCACAATCAAGAGGTGCTTCATGTGTTATTCTCATCGACAAATGACTTACCATTGAAAGATGGTTCACGAGAAAAG TATTTTGGCATCCAAGAACTGGAAAACAAGGTGGTCATACTCTTGATCTCAAAGCCAGAACTCTTTGCTGTGGAGAAAATATTTTATCTAGTGCAACAAATGCATGATCATCCCTTACGAAAAAAATTTGGAGGAAGCTATGCAATTTTATGGGTCCCAATTCCATCTTCACACGCCTGGAATTTGACTGATGAGATGAATTTCAAGTTTCTGTCAAATTCACTGCCCTGGTTCTCAATCCGACACCCGTGGTTACTACATTCAGCTGTTATAAACTTTATTAGAAAAGAATGGAGCTATAAAGAGGAACCCCTAATGGTGGTATTAAGCACTGATGGTGTTGTCACAAACTTAAATGCTATTGATATGGTATGGCTATGGGGGGCCAAAGCATTTCCTTTTTCAGCCTCAAGAGAAAAAGAGCTGTGGGAACAGGAAAACAGGATCTTGCAGCTTTTAATTGATGGGATTGACCCTTTATTGACCAATTTG GTAGATGAAGGTAAACATTTTTGCTTTTATGGAAGTGACAAGATTAGTTGGATCAGAGACTTTAACAACATATTACAGAAAATCAAAAATAACATGGGAATTCAGCTTGAAGCTATTTATGTTGGCTATAGAAATCCACATAAAGATGTTGGGAATATTTTAGACATCAGCGTCGAAGAAAATTCGAGTATTTTCCTATCTACGACGAAGATGAAGTTGTTCTGGCTTAGACTGGAGACCATAAAAAATTCAGTTGCTAGACAAGAACAGGCAGCTCACTATAACAGCATCATACAACCGTTACTCGATGCTTGTGAAACCTCCTCTGATTGGATGATAATTGGAAAGGGATCATCAACTGATATAATAATCCTCAAGGGGAGAGAAGTCCAAGAATGCTTAAATCTTTTTCCAGAATGGGCAGAAAATGTCGCGAAATTGGGGTTATTTGGTGCTATTCGATGTGCCATGGGATCTCCTCTGCCTGTTAAACCCTGCTATCACAATGAGATCCTTCAATCTGAAGAAGGATTGACTGAAGAATTTTTATTTTGCTCCCGCTGTAACCGTCCTGTGGAAAAGTTCGTTGTCTATCAGTGTATTGTAACAGAGTCAGTAGAATAG